In Planktothrix sp. FACHB-1365, the sequence GAAGTTAACTGCTGATAGATGATTGACTAGAGCAGAGACCGAAATAGCCAATGTTGCCTTTGTAGATAGATGTAATCAAACTTCTAGGTAGGTTGAATTGAAGCAAATGGACAACCGGCTACAACAACTGATCAAACAATTAGAAAACTTGGTAGTAAAAGAAACTGAAGATTCAGACTCTCCTTGGATAAAAGGATCTCGGTTAGAACAGTTATTTAATCAAAAAAATGGATCTACTATTGAAAATGTGTTGCAGACTCATGGCTATTACGACCTAAAAACATTGCTGAGGAAAAGCCATATTTTTGCTATTTATGAGAGTCCAATTCCTAAAGAATTCTACATTGCTTTACTCCGAAAAACGGTTTCTGGCTCCCAAAAATCTTCAATTGGTAATCAACCCATGTTTTATACAGTAAAACGTCCTTGGAAAGTGGAGCAAAGTATGATTAAAGAGTTGCAGGATGACGGATATTTACCAACTCCTAATCCGATTCACAAACTTTATCTGACTCAAACAAATTTGCCTTATACTCCAAAGTACCCTGCCAAAATCATATCACAGGATGATTTAAAATGTACTTTAGTAGAAATAGTTAAAACTTTGTCTGGGAAAAAAATAGAAAATTATGTAACAATTGATGAATTAAATAATCCATTTTATAAGAATTATGGTCAGAATCTAAGAGATGTACGGCGTAAAATTTTTCCTGACCTTAACTTAGTAGATTTG encodes:
- a CDS encoding OST-HTH/LOTUS domain-containing protein, with protein sequence MDNRLQQLIKQLENLVVKETEDSDSPWIKGSRLEQLFNQKNGSTIENVLQTHGYYDLKTLLRKSHIFAIYESPIPKEFYIALLRKTVSGSQKSSIGNQPMFYTVKRPWKVEQSMIKELQDDGYLPTPNPIHKLYLTQTNLPYTPKYPAKIISQDDLKCTLVEIVKTLSGKKIENYVTIDELNNPFYKNYGQNLRDVRRKIFPDLNLVDLLQTIPEIKLEKIQDTWRITLNIS